A portion of the Carya illinoinensis cultivar Pawnee chromosome 11, C.illinoinensisPawnee_v1, whole genome shotgun sequence genome contains these proteins:
- the LOC122282007 gene encoding putative E3 ubiquitin-protein ligase UBR7: MSDAFDDEAEQTVSIQEYLKGVEEQELEADLVLGGDEGKECTYINGYMKRQAIFSCLTCTPDGNAGVCTACSLSCHDGHEIVELWTKRNFRCDCGNAKFGEFFCKLFPNKDIENAENLYNHNFRGSYCTCSRPYPDPDVEEQEEMIQCCICEDWFHEEHLGLESSDEVPRDEEGEPLYEDFICRACSTGFSFLGSYPLSIWAAGRQCDATVDTNKDKNVLEDTSSAGGSGKVKNDVDAHNNPEIDHTKSNSELACDGDGTSLGENSQNNVGSDQCVRTSSPLTTCVLGVKPENTSPALENKPLFLSKNWRDVLCRCEKCLVIYNEKRIAFLLDKEDSIAEYEKMATQKRTEKLQEREGAELSLFNNLGHIEKMEILNGIADMKNEIHGFLESFDSTKPITAADVHQVFENLAKKRRRLD; the protein is encoded by the exons ATGTCTGATGCGTTTGACGATGAAGCCGAGCAAACCGTTTCGATCCAGGAGTACCTCAAAGGCGTCGAGGAACAGGAGCTG GAAGCAGACCTGGTTTTGGGAGGAGATGAGGGCAAGGAATGCACTTATATTAATGGTTATATGAAGAGGCAGGCAATTTTTTCATGTCTAACTTGTACCCCAGATGGAAATGCCGGAGTTTGCACGGCCTGCTCCTTGTCTTGCCATGATGGCCATGAG ATTGTGGAGCTCTGGACCAAGAGAAACTTTAGGTGTGACTGTGGAAATGCAAAATTTGGGGAGTTCTTCTGCAAACTTTTCCCAAATAAAGATATTGAGAATGCTGAGAACTTGTATAATCATAACTTCAGAGGTTCATACTGCACATGCAGTAGGCCCTATCCTGATCCTGATGTTGAAGAGCAAGAAGAGATGATACAGTGCTGTATATGTGAGGACTGGTTTCACGAGGAGCATCTCGGTCTTGAATCTTCTGATGAG GTTCCAAGAGATGAGGAAGGTGAACCTCTTTACGAGGATTTCATATGTAGGGCCTGCTCAACCGGCTTTTCATTTCTGGGGTCATATCCTCTGTCCATCTGGGCAGCGGGCAGACAATGTGATGCCACTGTGGATACTAATAAGGATAAGAATGTGTTGGAAGATACATCCTCAGCTGGTGGATCTGGAAAAGTAAAGAATGATGTTGATGCTCATAATAATCCTGAAATTGATCATACTAAATCGAATTCTGAGTTAGCATGTGATGGGGATGGTACGTCTCTTGGAGAAAATTCTCAGAACAATGTGGGTTCAGATCAATGTGTAAGAACTAGCAGTCCTTTGACTACCTGCGTTCTTGGAGTAAAGCCGGAGAACACATCTCCTGCTTTGGAGAATAAACCACTGTTTCTTTCCAAAAACTGGCGTGATGTCCTCTGCAGATGTGAAAAATGCTTGGTTATTTACAACGAGAAGCGTATTGCTTTTCTGCTTGACAAGGAGGACTCAATTGCAGAGTATGAGAAAATGGCAACGCAGAAGAGGACAGAAAAGCTACAGGAACGGGAGGGTGCTGAGCTAAGTTTATTCAACAATCTTGGTCATATAGAAAAAATGGAGATTCTAAATGGCATAGCTGATATGAAGAATGAGATCCATGGTTTCCTG GAATCCTTCGACTCAACAAAGCCAATCACAGCTGCTGATGTCCACCAGGTGTTTGAGAATCTAGCAAAGAAGCGCCGCCGCCTAGACTGA